GGAGCTGAAGCGAGCCTCGTGGTTTGTGTAGGCCTGCTGGACTTCGCTGTAGGTCACCTTCCTGTTGttatcagacagctgcagcttgGGATGGGCTGTATCTGCATCCAAGAAGGGGACGCTACCATCTGAACACAGGAAAGGACATTAAAGGAGAATTTAGATGAGAGCATTAAGACTTATCGATTGTGCCACATTTGGGCCTACAGGATGCATTTAGTTATTTGGTTTAATTAGCTGTCATTCATCCGTGAGTGGAAAATAAACAGGTGTAGGTATAAATAAAACACTCGACTCACAGAGCAGTCTGTAGAggtctctgtcttttcctggcACAGTGATGACGACTGTGTCCAACCGTTTCTCAGTCCAACTTTGCAGACATCTCAGCCGGGCTTGATCcacttcctctggagcctcaAACTGGTCCAGGCAGTTCCCCATGTTACTAGCCCTGGTGAAGAAGAGAGGAGTGAGTAATAGAGCAGAGAGAAGTACTTGATAAACTTACATGTATGTGAGTAGTTTCATATGGAGACAAAACTAGTAAAGGGCTGGTTCACCAAAATGACAATAACCCATTTTTCTCTAACCTCTTGTGGTATCTATCCATGTAGATAGTTTGATTCATTCTCTGAGATTTGTGCATCAACCCAAACACATAAAAGTTGAATGTAGTTTTGTTTGTGGGctgtaatatatatttttttgttttatttgtgtgtattatttTTCCTGTATCGTCAAATCGCACAGCACTATGGTAACTTCACTCAtctagaaaaaaatacagaagaaaGTAGTTCAAGGAAAAAATCTTTACAgcgaggtctgtggattatcgAGAGAAACAGAGGCACCGATTTAGATGTCTCATAATCTTTATAAATAAAAGCTtaaactatctgcatggcttAACACCACTGCGAGTAGGTGAGaaaataagtttatttgtaaTAAGTGCGAACTGACCCTTACAGACTTTACAGGCTGTCTACTGAAGCACTGCTTTGTTGGTGACTAATTTAGGTATCGACATTTAAAACTAATAACCACTTTACATGCAACTCGTAGAAGTTCAGAGATGACTTACAGTTGGGCAGTCTTGCTGTATTCCTGtcatgggaaaaaaagacaaaaaagaaatttccttgtgttaatgttttataatctaacagtaaatctttttttcaaaatcaacCAACATGTCCGTCTCCTAACAGCGTACACACCATAATGAAAGCCTGGTCCTGAATGAGTTTGTCTCCCTTGGCATCAGCCAGCCCCTCCAGTGTGTGGAGGCCCTGCTGGATGGACTGCAGGGAGCTCTTGAGGTGGCCGAGTTTCTCCTCTAGTCCCCCCAGAACCCTGTTCTCCTCCTTTGTCACACACTGAAGAGCGGattgctcctcctgctccagggCCTCTCTGATGGCTCCGTACTGCTGCTGCACCCCCGCTCGGGCATCACTTAAAACCACCTGGATGGACACAGTGTAAATCAATGTCATGTGATGCAATGGTATCGATTCCTAAAAGTCTGTTCTGATGGCAGTTAAAAGACTCTCAAGTTCAGTAATTGGTCTACCACGCAACCAACATTACAGAAAGgtgaaaatctgaattttaactCAAGATGTACAGTGGAGAtcactttactttttacttcttttctttatcctttatgataataaatgaatgatatACCtgcacagagccaaagggatgctaaaagacaacacccacccagccacagccTGTTCACTCTGCTACCATCcgacaaaagatacagaagtgtctgctgctgtaccacaagactacggagcagcttcattcctcaggctgtgagactactcaattcatcatcaacactccactCTATGAAatagtttgtttagtttttctttgATGTAGCATAAAGGAACTTCAACTCAGTTTCATTTTGCAACcctgttgttgtaaaatgatatggttcaaggttcatttatttgagttctttggactttggactgttggttggacaagaGAAGCAATTcaaagacatcactttggacATGGAAAACTGTGGggagcattttttttacaatgttttgACATTGTATAGAATAAAAatttaatgatgaaataatctgcagattactagctaatgaaaataatctctagttgcagccctaatgctAAGCAATTAACCTAAAAACATGCATGTCTTAGTGGGAACTACAGAGTTAACTCTCTTACTTTGAAGGTCTCTTTCTTCTGTGTGAGATCAGTCACTCTGTTCTTCATTTGCTCTTCAGTCTCCTGAAGTTGTTTGATCTCTTCTTTTAGGTTCCCCTGTGgaaaaagaatttaaaaatcaattatttattgCAAAGGGTGTGTTAACATCTATCTAAACTTCCAACATAAATTACtgtatatctacagtatatatgGTGCTGCAAAGTCACCACTTACCCTGagctctttctctgcctccctgATGCTGATGCAGACATGGTCTCGGTGTGAGCCGATGACAGTacacactgtgcacacacacactccacattGTCGGCAGTAGATTCGGTTTATCTCCTGGTGCTCCTGACACCTCCAGGTAGAAATGTCCTCCATCGGAGGGACCAGTGTGTGATTCTGAAAGACAGGGGATTCCAGGTGTGGACGCAGGTGCTCTTTACACATAGAAGCTCCGCAAACCAGACAAGTCTTCACAGCGGTCTGATACCCAACTTTAGGGCAGTAATGGCAGGGTACAGGGCTGGTACTTTTGCTCTCTGACCGGTGGAAGACGCCAAAACGTGTTGGGGAtcctgaagcagctgcaggatgTTTGGTGGACATCGTAGGAGACTTATCTTTACCTGGAGTTGAGGTCCCAGGAAAGGACCTGCCAGGTAAGTCATGTGTCTTTGGCGATGCATTGTTTCTTGTCATTTGTACATCTTTCTTGGGGGTTGCAGGAGGAGGTGCATCACATAGATCTACTTCATCAGAGCTGTCAGAATCATCCAATGTGACGACGTCTTGGGATTTCTGCTTGTTCTGCTGGATTGAGACGTCATGTGGCACTGCACCTGCAGGGGCCGCTTTGCTGTCGGAGTTGTTGCTGGAGTATGTGGCATTACCACGCTGAGAATGAGCAGATTCTGGGTTCACTGTCTCCTTCGATGTCTCCACAGTAGTTGACTGTGCGGGTTTATCTGAGATGGAGTTTGAGAATGAAGTGGTTGGGGTCTCGGGGTCATTGTACCGCTCACGGGGAACTTCCACAGTTGATCGCTTTGTGTCAGGTTGCTCTGCTGCGGGTGTGCTGGCCTTTCTCTTCCCGAGAAGTCGGCTGGTGAGTGAGGGCCTCCTCAATGCTGGATCCAATGTGTCTCCTTCATTGTTACTGGATGCACCTTTTATAATATAgaacacaaaaaaggaaaactggTGAGAGGGAATGTTGACTTAGCACttct
This sequence is a window from Pagrus major chromosome 8, Pma_NU_1.0. Protein-coding genes within it:
- the LOC141000995 gene encoding tripartite motif-containing protein 14 — protein: MGASLDTPATCPLCNELTGTPVTLKCNHRFCRRCIGDLWSVTPNGPYHCPEWRCKTVYDTLPFDSGVIRPQHSNSRRAQPRSTAGASSNNEGDTLDPALRRPSLTSRLLGKRKASTPAAEQPDTKRSTVEVPRERYNDPETPTTSFSNSISDKPAQSTTVETSKETVNPESAHSQRGNATYSSNNSDSKAAPAGAVPHDVSIQQNKQKSQDVVTLDDSDSSDEVDLCDAPPPATPKKDVQMTRNNASPKTHDLPGRSFPGTSTPGKDKSPTMSTKHPAAASGSPTRFGVFHRSESKSTSPVPCHYCPKVGYQTAVKTCLVCGASMCKEHLRPHLESPVFQNHTLVPPMEDISTWRCQEHQEINRIYCRQCGVCVCTVCTVIGSHRDHVCISIREAEKELRGNLKEEIKQLQETEEQMKNRVTDLTQKKETFKVVLSDARAGVQQQYGAIREALEQEEQSALQCVTKEENRVLGGLEEKLGHLKSSLQSIQQGLHTLEGLADAKGDKLIQDQAFIMEYSKTAQLASNMGNCLDQFEAPEEVDQARLRCLQSWTEKRLDTVVITVPGKDRDLYRLLYGSVPFLDADTAHPKLQLSDNNRKVTYSEVQQAYTNHEARFSSFPQVLASCALEGGRWYWEVDVAVDEGRWKVGLCEGQIERKGQKDSSRLGFNSISWCLACDRKKVEALHNKEVTPVDADRPQKVGVFLDFEEGILSFFNVTPGGSLALMHSFKHRFTDPLYPALSVSKTHLAICDLFQS